Genomic window (Dictyoglomus thermophilum H-6-12):
AATAGATCTGGTAATTTGTCTTTATTTTCCAAAGAAACAATTATCTTACCTTCCTCTTCTTTTACATTTTGAACAAAAGGCAGGTTTCTTAATGGTACTTCTACTTCTTGCAAGGGTTTATCTATGGAGATTTCTACTTCTTTTCTATCAAAGGCTCTTTGCAATTCAGAAAGAGTCCCACAGGCTACAATTTCTCCTTTATTTATTATTCCAATTCTAGTACATATTTGGGATATTTCGTAGAGATTATGGGACGTTATAAAAATAGTAACATTTTTATTATTAGCAAGATTGACTAAGAAATCTCTTATAAATTTTTGTCCTTCCACATCTAAACCTGTAGTTGGCTCATCTAAAAGAAGAAGTTCTGGCTCATGAAGAAGTGATCTTGCTAAGCATAATCTCTGCCTCATACCTGTTGAATAATTTTTAACCTTTTCTTTTTCTCTACCAGAAAGTCCTACAAGTTCTATTAATTCTTTTATTCTATTTTCTCTTATCTTTTTGGGCACTTTGTATAAAATAGAGTAAAATTCTAAGTTTTCATATCCAGTGAGATTTTCATATAACCCTCTTTCTTCAAGCATGAAACCTATTCTTCCTTTAATCTTATCCAATTCACTAATGTCGTAGCCAAATACTTTTACTTCTCCGTCATTGGGTTTTAACAGTCCAAGAAGTATTCTTATAGTGGTAGTTTTTCCAGCACCATTAGGACCTATATACCCAAAAATCTCTCCTTTTTTAACCTGAAAACTCGCTTTGTTCAAAGCCAAAGTTTTTTCGTATTTCTTTACCACATTATTAAAGGAAATGACAAAATCTCCCAAAGCTTCACCCCCATATTCCTTCCAATGGATTATACTTACAAAATTTCACTTCACCTAGGCTACTCCCTTTTAGTAATTCGAAGGCTCTACAATCTAGACAAGCATATCTAAATTCGCAATACTTACATGGATAAAGCTTCTCTTTGGATAGTTCGTAAAATCTGTCAATTGTTCCCTTTATGAAAAGATCTGGTATTTTACTTTCTTTAACGCTTCCCAATACTAAATTTCTAAGCATTGGGCAAAGGAGATATTTACCTTCAAGGGTAATTGTTATTTTCCCTTTAAGACAAGGATTGTAAATTTTTCGTAATTCAAAGTCAGAGACAAATACTGGTAGAATGTCATTTTTTTCAATGTAGTGATCAAACATATAGCTTTCAGAAATATTTTGTTTATTAATATTTAGGTCTGTAGTCATGTTTTCTATTATTATATTTTTTTGTTTATAAGATTCTAAATCGCAAAATCGAAAATTGATATAAAATTGAATATCTTCTTCTTTTAGTTTTCTTAAATTATTTAAAAGAAAAGCAAAACTCTTTTGAGAGATAGTATTATAGAGGGATTATGGCAAAAAAATGCTAATGATAGGTTTTAAATTGTAATGCTTTATTAAATTTCTACTTTTTTTCGTAGCTATATTTATTCCATGAGTTAGAATAAAAATATTTTCAAAATTGAATTTGTCTAAATTTCTACAAAAATTGACTAAAGATGTGATTTCTAAAAATGGGTCACCTCCTAAAATTACTAATGTCTTACATCTCAAATTATTTACTTCCTGTAGTATTTCTAACCATAATTCTTCACTAATTCTTTTTTTGTAGCTTATTTGAGTACATCCCAAACAACCGAATTTTATAGGATAATTTTTACAAAAATAACAAGAAAAATCACATGTACTACTCACTTCTATAAAGGCAATATCTAAATTAGGAGCAGGTTTGTTAAATAGATGTTTCTGCATAAAAAGAGGAAAGCCTAAACTTAATTTATCTATATAAGCTTTATTTTCATATTTTCTTATTATTCCGTTTTGCTTTAGAACTCTCACAAATTCCATAATTTCGGTCTTAGATAGTCCATTTATTATATTTAGTATCTCCTCAAAGGGCATTTTGTCTAAAAGTTCTATAATTCTTGTTCTTTCTTCACAAAGATGAATAATTTCCCCCTGAAGGGTATTATATAATGCACTTTTTTTTCTTCCTTTAACAAAATAGA
Coding sequences:
- a CDS encoding ABC transporter ATP-binding protein, with product MGDFVISFNNVVKKYEKTLALNKASFQVKKGEIFGYIGPNGAGKTTTIRILLGLLKPNDGEVKVFGYDISELDKIKGRIGFMLEERGLYENLTGYENLEFYSILYKVPKKIRENRIKELIELVGLSGREKEKVKNYSTGMRQRLCLARSLLHEPELLLLDEPTTGLDVEGQKFIRDFLVNLANNKNVTIFITSHNLYEISQICTRIGIINKGEIVACGTLSELQRAFDRKEVEISIDKPLQEVEVPLRNLPFVQNVKEEEGKIIVSLENKDKLPDLLLWFTQNNIKVWKINEIKNSLEDIYLSIVKEEK
- a CDS encoding 4Fe-4S cluster-binding domain-containing protein, whose protein sequence is MSTYYRLSPEIYFVKGRKKSALYNTLQGEIIHLCEERTRIIELLDKMPFEEILNIINGLSKTEIMEFVRVLKQNGIIRKYENKAYIDKLSLGFPLFMQKHLFNKPAPNLDIAFIEVSSTCDFSCYFCKNYPIKFGCLGCTQISYKKRISEELWLEILQEVNNLRCKTLVILGGDPFLEITSLVNFCRNLDKFNFENIFILTHGINIATKKSRNLIKHYNLKPIISIFLP